A stretch of the Streptomyces venezuelae genome encodes the following:
- the proS gene encoding proline--tRNA ligase → MAKAPVLTPQAEDFPRWYQDLINKAELADNGPVRGTMVIRPYGYGLWERMQQEMDARIKDAGAQNAYFPLFIPQSYLTKEAEHVEGFAPELAVVTHGGGKELEEPVVVRPTSETIINDYFSKWVQSYRDLPLLINQWANVVRWEMRPRVFLRTSEFLWQEGHTAHASYEDARDYAARIHRDVYGDFMTNVLGIDVVLGRKTAKERFAGAINTLTLEGMMGDGKALQMGTSHELGTNFAKAFNTQYLSKEGKQELVWQTSWGVSTRMVGGLIMSHGDDNGLRVPPRLAHVQVVVMAIKGDEAVAKVRELGDRLKAAGIRVQVDDRVDTPFGRRAVDWELKGVPVRIEIGPRDLEAGTAMLARRIPGGKTPVQIDSLVDLLPKVLDEDQAQLLRESRERRESRTSDVATIGEAAEAAVAGGWARIPWDVLGPEGEAKLAEQAVSVRCLIAEDGSVPETDDAPGTLAIVARSY, encoded by the coding sequence ATGGCAAAGGCTCCCGTTCTCACCCCCCAGGCGGAGGATTTCCCCCGCTGGTACCAGGATCTGATCAACAAGGCCGAGCTGGCCGACAACGGCCCAGTGCGCGGCACGATGGTCATCCGACCGTACGGCTACGGGCTCTGGGAGCGGATGCAGCAGGAGATGGACGCGCGCATCAAGGACGCGGGCGCCCAGAACGCGTACTTCCCGCTGTTCATCCCGCAGTCGTACCTGACGAAGGAAGCCGAGCACGTCGAGGGCTTCGCCCCCGAGCTCGCGGTCGTCACGCACGGCGGCGGCAAGGAGCTGGAAGAGCCGGTCGTGGTCCGGCCCACCTCCGAGACCATCATCAACGACTACTTCTCCAAGTGGGTCCAGAGCTACCGCGACCTGCCGCTGCTGATCAACCAGTGGGCGAACGTGGTCCGCTGGGAAATGCGCCCCCGGGTGTTCCTCCGTACGAGCGAGTTCCTGTGGCAGGAGGGCCACACGGCGCACGCCAGCTACGAGGACGCCCGCGACTACGCCGCCCGGATCCACCGGGACGTCTACGGCGACTTCATGACCAACGTCCTCGGCATCGACGTGGTCCTGGGCCGCAAGACCGCCAAGGAGCGCTTCGCAGGCGCCATCAACACCCTCACCCTCGAGGGCATGATGGGCGACGGCAAGGCCCTGCAGATGGGCACCAGCCACGAGCTGGGCACCAACTTCGCCAAGGCCTTCAACACCCAGTACCTGTCGAAGGAGGGCAAGCAGGAGCTCGTCTGGCAGACCTCCTGGGGCGTCTCCACCCGCATGGTCGGCGGTCTGATCATGTCCCACGGCGACGACAACGGCCTCCGGGTCCCGCCGCGGCTCGCCCACGTCCAGGTCGTCGTCATGGCGATCAAGGGCGACGAGGCCGTCGCCAAGGTCCGCGAGCTGGGCGACCGGCTCAAGGCCGCGGGCATCCGCGTGCAGGTCGACGACCGGGTGGACACCCCGTTCGGCCGCCGCGCCGTGGACTGGGAGCTCAAGGGCGTACCGGTGCGCATCGAGATCGGCCCCCGCGACCTGGAGGCCGGCACCGCGATGCTGGCCCGCCGGATCCCCGGCGGCAAGACCCCGGTGCAGATCGACTCGCTCGTCGACCTGCTGCCCAAGGTGCTGGACGAGGACCAGGCGCAGCTGCTGCGCGAGTCCCGGGAGCGCCGGGAGTCCCGTACCTCCGACGTGGCCACCATCGGGGAGGCCGCCGAGGCCGCGGTGGCCGGCGGCTGGGCGCGGATCCCGTGGGACGTGCTGGGCCCGGAGGGCGAGGCCAAGCTGGCCGAACAGGCCGTGTCCGTACGCTGCCTGATCGCCGAGGACGGCTCGGTGCCGGAGACGGACGACGCCCCGGGCACCCTGGCCATCGTGGCGCGCTCGTACTGA